In a single window of the Solea solea chromosome 14, fSolSol10.1, whole genome shotgun sequence genome:
- the lbx2 gene encoding transcription factor LBX2, which translates to MTSSKDMKAGSVLQSSGEERRRAPLDQLPPPANSNKPLTPFSIEDILNKPSVKKSVASMCPPRVLEKVTGSNSARNGITTPSSPLCALEELASKTFKGLEVSVIQAAEGREHVNAFGQRQTSKKRRKSRTAFTNHQIYELEKRFLYQKYLSPADRDQIAQQLGLSNAQVITWFQNRRAKLKRDLEEMKADVESLKKITPQTLQKLVSMENIEDAQGGGSEPRSPSVSPTSQGHRAFPQSPSSSRDQTTDEFSEDDEEIEVDD; encoded by the exons ATGACCTCTAGTAAAGACATGAAGGCGGGCTCTGTGTTGCAGTCCAGCGGCGAGGAGAGGAGACGGGCTCCGCTGGACCAGCTGCCGCCGCCGGCCAACTCCAACAAGCCTTTAACGCCCTTCAGCATTGAGGATATCCTAAACAAACCGTCGGTAAAGAAGTCGGTGGCCAGTATGTGTCCGCCGAGAGTCCTGGAGAAAGTCACGGGCTCTAACTCGGCGAGGAACGGGATCACCACTCCCTCGTCGCCGCTGTGCGCGCTGGAGGAGTTGGCGAGCAAAACATTCAAGGGTCTGGAAGTCAGTGTGATCCAGGCAGCAGAAG GTCGCGAGCACGTGAACGCATTCGGACAGAGGCAGACGtcgaagaagaggagaaagtcGCGGACGGCCTTCACGAACCACCAGATCTACGAGCTGGAGAAGAGGTTCTTGTACCAGAAGTACCTGTCGCCGGCCGACCGTGACCAGATCGCGCAGCAGCTGGGCCTCTCCAACGCGCAGGTCATCACCTGGTTCCAGAACCGCAGGGCCAAGCTGAAGCGGGACCTGGAGGAGATGAAAGCGGACGTGGAGTCGCTGAAGAAGATCACGCCGCAGACGCTGCAGAAGCTCGTGAGCATGGAGAACATTGAGGACGCGCAGGGCGGCGGCTCTGAGCCCAGGTCGCCCAGCGTCTCCCCGACCTCGCAAGGACACCGGGCCTTCCCTCAGTCCCCGTCCTCCTCCAGAGACCAAACCACGGACGAGTTCTCGGAGGACGACGAGGAGATCGAAGTGGACGATTGA
- the pcgf1 gene encoding polycomb group RING finger protein 1 isoform X2, translating into MAEQGPMAIAMRLRNQLQSVYKLDPLRNEEEVKLKIKDLNEHIVCYLCAGYFIDATTITECLHTFCKSCIVKYLQTSKYCPMCNIKIHETQPLLNLKLDRVMQDIVYKLVPGLQESEDKRIKEFYQSRGLERVIQPAGDDSVPDAAGLPYTSFDHSKAHFYRYDEQVSLCLERLSPSFAGKDKTKLTLQKFVRCSVRAEVRHLRKVLCHRLNVEKHQVQMLFNNESLPDHMTMKRLWLSHWFGKAQPLVLHYTIKDKRSR; encoded by the exons ATGGCGGAGCAAGGTCCGATGGCCATAGCGATGCGGCTACGAAATCAGCTCCAGTCCGTCTACAAACTGGACCCGCTGAGGAACGAG GAGGAGGTGAAGTTGAAGATCAAGGACCTGAACGAACACATCGTCTGTTACCTGTGTGCGGGCTACTTCATCGATGCCACGACAATTACTGAGTGTTTGCACACCT TCTGTAAAAGTTGTATCGTTAAATACCTGCAAACGAGTAAATACTGTCCCATGTGCAACATCAAAATCCACGAGACGCAGCCCTTACTCAACCTCAAGCTGGATCGAGTCATGCAAGACATCGTCTACAAACTGGTGCCTGGACTTCAGGAAA GTGAagacaaaagaataaaagagtTTTATCAGTCGCGTGGGTTAGAGAGAGTCATCCAACCTGCAGGGGACG ATTCCGTACCCGATGCTGCAGGTTTACCGTACACAAGCTTTGACCATTCCAAAGCTCACTTCTACAGATATGACGAGCAGGTTTCCCTCTGTTTAGAAAGGCTAAG TCCGTCGTTTGCTGGAAAAGACAAGACAAAGTTGACGCTTCAG AAGTTTGTCCGCTGTTCTGTCCGCGCTGAAGTCAGACACCTACGGAAAGTGCTGTGTCATCGGCTAAACGTGGAGAAACACCAG GTCCAGATGTTGTTCAATAACGAGTCCCTGCCCGATCACATGACCATGAAACGATTATGGCTCTCACACTGGTTTGGCAAG GCTCAGCCGTTAGTGCTTCACTACACCATCAAGGACAAAAGGAGCAGATAG
- the pcgf1 gene encoding polycomb group RING finger protein 1 isoform X1, with protein MAEQGPMAIAMRLRNQLQSVYKLDPLRNEEEVKLKIKDLNEHIVCYLCAGYFIDATTITECLHTFCKSCIVKYLQTSKYCPMCNIKIHETQPLLNLKLDRVMQDIVYKLVPGLQESEDKRIKEFYQSRGLERVIQPAGDDSVPDAAGLPYTSFDHSKAHFYRYDEQVSLCLERLSPSFAGKDKTKLTLQQKFVRCSVRAEVRHLRKVLCHRLNVEKHQVQMLFNNESLPDHMTMKRLWLSHWFGKAQPLVLHYTIKDKRSR; from the exons ATGGCGGAGCAAGGTCCGATGGCCATAGCGATGCGGCTACGAAATCAGCTCCAGTCCGTCTACAAACTGGACCCGCTGAGGAACGAG GAGGAGGTGAAGTTGAAGATCAAGGACCTGAACGAACACATCGTCTGTTACCTGTGTGCGGGCTACTTCATCGATGCCACGACAATTACTGAGTGTTTGCACACCT TCTGTAAAAGTTGTATCGTTAAATACCTGCAAACGAGTAAATACTGTCCCATGTGCAACATCAAAATCCACGAGACGCAGCCCTTACTCAACCTCAAGCTGGATCGAGTCATGCAAGACATCGTCTACAAACTGGTGCCTGGACTTCAGGAAA GTGAagacaaaagaataaaagagtTTTATCAGTCGCGTGGGTTAGAGAGAGTCATCCAACCTGCAGGGGACG ATTCCGTACCCGATGCTGCAGGTTTACCGTACACAAGCTTTGACCATTCCAAAGCTCACTTCTACAGATATGACGAGCAGGTTTCCCTCTGTTTAGAAAGGCTAAG TCCGTCGTTTGCTGGAAAAGACAAGACAAAGTTGACGCTTCAG CAGAAGTTTGTCCGCTGTTCTGTCCGCGCTGAAGTCAGACACCTACGGAAAGTGCTGTGTCATCGGCTAAACGTGGAGAAACACCAG GTCCAGATGTTGTTCAATAACGAGTCCCTGCCCGATCACATGACCATGAAACGATTATGGCTCTCACACTGGTTTGGCAAG GCTCAGCCGTTAGTGCTTCACTACACCATCAAGGACAAAAGGAGCAGATAG